The Flavivirga eckloniae genomic interval GTAAAAACTACCGATGCGTCTCGTATTTATGGTTTGGAACTGGAGCATATGTTATCTCCGTATAACCTTAACTTTTTAGTTTATAAAAATACACTTATTGAAGAGCACATATCGGGGATTCCTGGCGATGAGTTTATAAAAAACATGTTGCCGAATTGTACTAGATCTGAAAAGGCGCAAATTGCAAAGGAGTTTGTAAAGTTTAATGAGCGTTGTATGATCAGGCTTTTGGGTGATATGCGATCGTATAATTATGTTATTGTACCTACTCACGATTTCGACCACGTGGTGTATAAGATACGGGCTATCGATTTCGATCAGCAGTGCTATGAAGGGAAGTTTAATATTTACAGACCTCAGTTTTTTAAGGAAAACTTTAAAATGGTGGAATTGGTTTCTAACAACATACAGAAGCTATCTATCGATCAATACAAAACCGAGGAGCGGTCTATTTTGGTTAAACGTCTAAAGAGTTTTTCTGAAAGGATAGACAAGTTGTTAGATTGTATGGAGAACGATGTTATTTCCAGCGAGGAAAATATAACGCAGTTAAAGACCACAATCTTTAATTATACGCACGATGTGAATTTTAAGCGCAGTAAAAATATGGGGGAAATACTTAAGTATTCTTTAGAGTTTATAACGCGTAATTATCAGAATGTAAAATTAGAGAATTTAAGGTCGTATGATGATGACTGATTTAATACACGAATAACGTGTTAATAACGAGGCTAACTTTCTGCAAAAATCGTTATCACGAATTACATTTGGATAGATTTAAGTTTATTATATCTTTAGATGAGTGTTTATAAATTAACGTGAATCTTGCTTAAGAATTCAAGGTGTTCCTCCCTTTTAAAAAGGGAAGTGGACCCCGATGAGATCGGGATTCGGAGGGTTACATTTGTTTGTTATTTTTAATAAAACTCCTCTTTCTTCCAATTTTTATCAAAATCGAAATTCATTTCTCGGCTTTAATTTAAAGAGGAGAGCACTGTGACAGTAAAAAGATAGTTCTGAAACAAGTCTGGGACACACAACGACATAAATTCTCTTATCCAAGATTCGTTAAATTAGTAAACTGTGTTTGCTTATTTGTAAATAATTGGTGTTTTGAAGAATTTGTGAAAACTAGTGTCTCTTTTTACTTAATTCCAGTTTTCATCAAAATCTAAATTGTTGTAATCATCAACATCAATGCCGTCGTCAAATTCGATAGAACTTTTAGTCATATCCACTTCAAATAGTTTATCTGGAGCTTCGTCTGGTACTTGACCTTGAACAAACATTAAATTTGGGTAGTCGGTACCTTCGGCTTCTTCTACAATTTCAGCCAATTCCACATAGAATGTCCACATGCTTAAAAAGTCGTAAATGTAAATTAGCTTTGTTTGTGCTTCATGTACCACACTGCTAATCTCGGTCTCATTCATTAAGCGGGCAGAGTTGTCTTCGCTTAAATCGAACAACGAAATTTCTTCACCTTGATTCCATGCATCGTCACTTAAATAAAAAGATGCCATTTCTGTACCATCAAACCCAAAAGATTGTGTAATGATATTATGCAAATCTTCAAGAGAGTCTGATTCGCGAATTTCTAAATCGCGAAAAATATCATCTTCGGTATCGTTATCTAAAATAACTCTAAATCTATAAATCATGATGAAATTATTTACTGCAAAGGTATGCTTTTTTGGATTATTTGGAAAAACGGTGCATTAAAAAAGTCATGGCACTTAATAGGAAAAATGCGCCTACTTGATGTGCTACACCTAACCAAACGGGTACTTGTAACAATATGGTAAATATGCCTAATAAAATCTGAACGGCCAATACGATTAATACTATGTTTATTCCTTTTGACTGATACATGGTTAGGTTTAGTTTTTTTGACTTTTTCCAAATTAATAGAATCAAGATCACTACTACATATGCCAAAATCCTGTGAACAAATTGTACGCCGCTTTTTCCTTCGATAAAGTTTTTGTACAATGGTGTTTGCTCTATGTAAACGGTTTGGTGCATAAATTTCCCTTCACTCATCATGGGCCAATGGTTATGTATAAAACCGGCATCGAGTCCGGCAACAAACGCCCCATAGATAATTTGTAGTAATACTATAGCAAGGGTAAACCGTATGAGATTTCTAAAAGCAATATGTACTTCCTTTTTATGTGGAAACATTAAATCCAGAGCAACCCAGAAGGTATAAGCAAAGGTTATAAAAGCGGTTGTTAAATGTGCAGCCAACCTATAGTGGCTAACATCTGGGCGATCTACCAAACCACTTTTAACCATATACCATCCTAAAAAGCCTTGAAATGCTCCAAGAGCTAGTAAAACGACAGCTTTTTTTACTGTGGCTTTCGATAGCTTTTTGGTTATTACAAAGTATAAAAAGGGAATAAGGAATACGAGCCCTATAAATCGACCGATAACACGATGTAGCCATTCCCAAAAGTATATGTCTTTAAAATCTTGAAGTGTAAACTGGTTGTTTAGTTTTTGATATTCGGGATATTGCTTGTATAGATCAAAGGCTTTTTCCCATTCAACATCATTCATTGGCGGAATGGTGCCAGAAATAAGTTTATAGTTGGAAATGGATAATCCGGAATGTGTGAGTCTTGTTATACCACCAACAACTACCATGATAAAAATAAGCAGACATCCTGTAAGCAGCCAATATATAACCTTTTTATCGTTTGTATTCATCTTATGTTTTATTAGGTTGAGGCTCTATTTAATCATCAATTATTTTATAACTTTTTTAAAGCAAATACTATTGGTTACATCCTTATACTGTCCGTAATTTGGTATAACTGTATAATCGTTTTTTTTATAAAATTGAACAGCCTCTACTTGTCGCTTTCCGGTTTCTAGTATACATGCTTCAAAGTTTAGCTCTCTAGACCAATTTTCCAGTTCTTTCAAAATCTTAGTAGCTACGCCTTTTCCTCTGGTTTCTGGAAGTGTGAACATGCGTTTAACTTCTGTTTCCTTTTCAGTAAACTTCTTAAAAGCACCGCACCCTACAGGTTTATTATCTATATAAGCAACTACTATATGTTTTAATACATCTATATTGTTGTATTGATGGTAAAAATCATGATCGTCTCCATCGACTATTTTTAAATAGTCGTTTAACAAATTTACCAGATGGATAAAGTCGTTATTATTAGAATCTGTCCTAACGAGTTTCATCATTTTTATGTATTGCTTTTAGCCCTAAGCGTTTGCCTTCTTTTAGCATTAATTTATAGGCAGCATCATATTCGTTCGGAATGTCTCCTTCTAATATGGCCTCTTTTATTGTATCTTTTATTAAACCGATTTCGCGTGATGGTTTTAAGTTGAAAACTACCATAATTTCTTCTCCGGTAATAGGAGGTTGAAAGTTTCTAACATGGTCTCGTTCTTCAACTTCAACGATTTTTTCTCTAACAATTTTAAAGTTGTTATGATATTTAGCGAATCGTTTCGGGTTTTTGGTGGTTATATCTGCTTCGCAAAGCGTCATTAAATCTTCTACGTAATCCCCGGCATCAAAAACCAAACGACGTACGGCAGAATCTGTTACGATATCTTGAGCCAAAACTATAGGGCGTGAACTCATAAACACCATTTTCTGTACAAATTTCATTTTGTCATTAAGTGGCATTTTTAGTCTTTTAAATAGACGATATACCATTTTGGAACCTTCAAATTCATGACCATGGAATGTCCAACCTACTTTTTTACTAAACTTTTTTGTTGGTGCTTTTCCAATATCGTGTAACAAGGCCGCCCATCGTAACCAAAGATTGTCTGTGTTTTCTGCAATATTATCTACAACCTCCAAAGTGTGATAAAAATTGTCTTTATGACGTTGACCTTCAATTTCATCAATGCCTTTTAAAGCCATAAGCTCTGGCATGATATCTTTTAATAGTCCTGTTTTTTCCAGTAACAGGAATCCGATAGAAGGCTTTTTACTTTCAAGAATCTTATTTAATTCTGTTACTATGCGCTCTTTGGTAATAATCTTAATGCGATGGCTATTTTTTGTAATAGCATTTAGTGATTCGCTTTCTATGGTAAAATCTAATTGTGTAGCAAAACGTATGGCACGCATCATTCGTAATGGATCGTCACTGTATGTTATATCTGGGTTTAATGGCGTGCGAATGATTTGCTTTTCTAAATCTCCGATACCATTAAAAGGATCGAGCAAATCGCCAAAATGCTCTTCACTTAAATTTAAGGCTAATGCATTTATAGTAAAATCACGACGGTTTTGATCATCCTCTAAAGTACCATTTTCTACTTTCGGATTTCTACTGTCTTCATTATAAGATTCCTTACGCGCTCCCACAAACTCGATTTCAATATCGTTGTATCGAAGCATGGCAGTACCATAGGTTTTAAAAACCTGAACCTTTGGATTATTTGGAAGGTTTTTGGCAACTTGTTTGGCTAGTTTAATACCACTGCCTACGGCAACTACATCAATATCTTTTGCATCGCCGCGCTTTAATATAAAATCGCGTACAAATCCACCAATAACATAACTCTCTACGTTTAGTTGTTTAGCAGATAGCGATATGATTTTGAATATATTATGTTGTAATGCCTTTTTGTAATTCATCAATTAAGTTCAAAGTTCAAAGTTCAAAGTTCAAAGTTCAAAGTTCAAAGTTCAAAGTTCAAAGTTCAAAGTTCAAAGTTCCAAGTGATGAATTATTTTCGATTGGAATTTTGTATTTGAAATTTGAGTTTTATGCTCTTATAACCTTTACGATACCACTGTTGCTCAATTTAATAATTGATGACGGTTTATCACAGATTTTTTCGCGATGCAAATTTACAACATAGTCTACACCTTTTATAACCTCTTGGGATATTTCTTTAAATGATTTCGGAGTTGGAAATCCACTTATATTCGCCGATGTAGAAACTATGGCTGTATTAAGTTTTCTAGCGAGTTGATAGCAAAAATCGTCATCTGGAATTCTAATGGCTATGGTACCATCATCAGCAATTAAGTTGGGTGCTAAATTTTGTGCTTCGTCGTAAATAATGGTTGTTGGCTTTTCAGAAATATCGATAATATTTAAAGCCGCATTTGGAATGCTTTTTACATACTTTTTTAGCATTCTATCATCTGCAACCAGGCATATCAAGGCCTTACTATCTTCCCGTTGTTTTAGTTCGTAAATTTTTTTAACAGCAACTTCGTTTGTTGCATCGCAACCAATACCCCAAACCGTATCTGTAGGGTAGAGTATGAGTCCACCGTTTTTAAGCACGTTTAGCGCGTTGTTTATTTCAGTTTGCATATAGAGGGATGCTTAATTTTTAACAAGTAGAATTTGGTATGCATCAATTAAAACTTTCCAGTCCTTTTTTTGCATGTATTCTACAACTGTTTTTCCTTTTCCGCCTCCCGGTAATCCACAATCGTCTATGAGTACAATAGAATTATCGTGTAATTTGTTTTCTATAAGTTGAAATTCTTTTAAGTGATGTTCTTGGCTTTTTACCTGAATTTCTGTATCTGTTTTAGAATAATCGTAGCTATCTAAGTATAAGAAATCTACAGGTTCTTCAAACGTTCTAAGAAATTCTAAAGAATCATTTAAGTGTACAGTTACTGTGTCGTTTAACCCTTGAATGTTAACTTCGTTTTGAGCCCCATTTACAGAGTCTTCGCTAATATCAACGGAGTGCATTTTAGCATTGTTTTGCTGCGCCCATTTACCAAAGACTATGGTTGCTGCTCCATCTCCCTTGGTGTTTTGCAAACCTAGCCTGGAAGTACCTGTTTCAATAATCATTTTGGCTTTTCTTTCGTCAAGTAGTTTTAACGTTTTGGCAAATGTTACTCTTCTTCTTTTAAAATTATATTTAAAAGGCATGAATGGGTATAGGGATTTGTGCTTTATAAATTTTATTAAAAAAGGTGCGGCAACAGCTAAAAGCAGTACGATTAGTAATATTTTAAATATCATTTGTAACTATATTTTAAAATAGGTTAGGGCGCAAATTTAGGATTTACTTTTTAAATGCTTTATAATGTATTTAATAAAGTTCATTTTTATATTTTTACCAGAATTATTTCAATTATATAGATGAGTAAAAAATTAAAGTATTCGTTTTTAAAGTTAAAATCTTCATTAAGGAATAAAATTCTGGGAAAATATGCCATTGGCGTTATATACGAAACTAAAAATGGTCATATTGCTGCGCCTATAAATGACCTCATGGTAGGTAAAAAGCTAGGTAATAAGGGCGAGTATGATATGGCAGAGGTAAATACTATTAAGGGGTTTATAAAACCTACAGATACTATTTATATTGTTGGTGTGCATTGGGGAACCTTACTTATACCGCTTTCTAAATATTGCAATAAGATTGTAGGCTACGAAGCCAACCCCAGAACGTTTTACTTTTTAGAAACCAATTTATTGATTAATAGAATTAGTAATGTTTCTTTATTTAATAATGCGGCTGGAGATGCCTCTAAAAAAGTAAAGTTTTATACCAGTACTATTAACTCTGGAGGTAGTAAAATAAAGCCCAAGATTGACAAGTACATGTATAAATACGATAACCCGGATACTATTGAGGTAGATATGGTGGCTATTGATGCGCATGCCAAGGCTAATAATTTAGATGAAGCTCAGGGGATTATTATGGATATTGAAGGTGCTGAATACTATGCTTTACAGGGGATGACCAATACGTTAAAAGCAAGCAAGTTTTTATATATTGAATATGTGCCTCATCACTTGGAAAATGTATCGAAAACCAATAACGAAGACTTTTTTAGCTTAATAATACCACATTATAATACGGCTAAGTTTATGAATGATACTTCTAAAACTTTTGATATTAGCAATGATAAGGAGGAGTTTTTGTCTTACGTAAACGCTTTAAAAGCAGCTGGAAAATCTGATAATATATTATTTACCAAGTAAATCTCTATAAGCCTTAATGTATTTTTCTGCGGCGTTGTCCCAGTTAAAACTTTTGGCGTGGTTAATATAGTTTTGCGATAAGGTGTCTTTATTGTTATTAAAGGTATTTAATCCGTCTTGCATTACTTTGGCCATATAATCCGGATCGTAATTATCCCAGTAAAAAGCATGCTCACCGCCAATTTCGGGAAGCGAGGTGTTATTGGATAAAAATACAGGTTTTCCAAAGCGCATGGCTTCGATTGGTGGAATACCAAAGCCTTCTCTTAAAGAAGGGAAAACAAAAGCTTCGCAGTTTTGTAGATAATACTGTTTGTCTAATTCCGAAATCTTACCCGTAATTAATACGCGGTCTTGCAGTCCTAATTGAGCTATTGTTTTTTGTAATGTACCGTTAGCATAGTCGGTATTATTTTTACCAGAAAGAATAAGATGGTATTCGGGCAAAAACTCCAACATTTTTACCAAAGCATGGAAGTTTTTACGTTCGGAAAATTCCCCGATACTGAATAAAAATGGCGCAGTAGTGAGTTGTTCGGGTTTGTAATTCTGTGGGATTTCAATATCTAGAATGGGGTTACCGTTATGAATAACGTATTCGGGAACATCCGGAATATTAAAGTGTTCGTGCGTGGATGCTTTTGCGTAATTCGATATATAGGTAATGGCATGACTTCTATCTAATTTTTCCTGAAAGCGAACATTATGTTTGTGAGACATATCGCTGGATACTTCTTCAACAAAATTAACATCATGTACCGTTAAAAGATATGGGATATCGTGGTACGGTTCTATCTTGATATTTTGATTAAGGCAATGCCATAAATCGTATTTTTTTCTAATTAGAAAGGGCGCATTTCTTCTAAAAGAATAATACTTTTTATAGTTAAAATAGGAGCCGTATTCAGATTTTAAGGGTTGTGTGTTTTTTGCATGAAGCGTCATTTTAAAATCTGTTACATTAGCGTTATAAAGCCCTTTTATTAAATGGTAATTGAATTGACCAAAACCAAAGTGCTGGTTTTTAATGTTATGGGATTCTAAAAAAATATTCTGCATAGTTGGTTAATTTGACAGATAGGCAGATAATTCATGCGAAATTTCTAGGCTAGTTTTTTACAATTAAGCCTGTTTTATTACTTTTTAAATGACGATTATGAGGGATGTAAATGTAATTAATTCAAAAGGATTATTTATCATTTAGAATGATATACTTTTTCGATATTCGTTATATGGTATGTTCTTGATTTTTACGAGTATTTTGCTTTGTTTGTTTCTGCTATGTATATTAAGAGGTATGGTCTCTTTTCTGAGTTATGTTGATAGGTAAGCTACATGATTTTTTTGTCTTTTTGTTTTAATTTTAAAATTTCAACAAGGATAAACATTACTTTTGCACCACAACTATATTTTGAATGAAGGTTACTAAAAGAATACATGATAGTTTTAAAGAATCGTCTCTTTTTTTAGATGATATTATTACAAATTTTGAGACTAAAGGTGAGGATTTCGGCAATCAGGATAGAAACTCATTAAAATTATTTAAAACAGGGGATAAGGTATTCAATGTTAAGTCTTTTAGAATTCCCAATATTGTAAACCAAATCGCTTATAAGTTTTTTAGAAAGAGTAAGGCGCAACGCTCTTACGAATATGCCAATAAGCTTAAGGCTTTAAATGTTGGTACACCAGAGCCTATTGCATATTACGAATACAAAACGCCTTTTTTATTCAAAAAAAGTTATTACATAAGTGAGCAATTAGATTGCGATTTAACTTATAGGGAATTAACAACAGATTTTAATTATCCGGATTACGATAATGTACTTAGGGCTTTTACGCGATTCACTTTTGATTTGCACGAAAAGGGCATTCATTTTTTAGACCATTCTCCAGGGAACACTTTGATAAAAAAAACGGATACGGGATATAGTTTCTACTTAGTGGATTTGAACCGAATGGAGTTTAAAAATTTAGATTTTGAAACCAGAGTTAAGAATTTTTCCAAATTAACCATTCATAAATCAATGGTAGAAGTTATGAGTGATGAATATGCTAAATGTTCTGGGGAAAATTATGATGCTATATTTAATTTAATGTGGAATCTTACTGAAGAATTTCAATATAGATACCACCGCAAAAGACGCCTTAAAAAGAAACTAAAGTTTTGGAAAAAGGGTTAGCCTTAAAAGTAACATCCCTATATTTAGTTACTTTTTTTCTTCTGAATAATAAAAAATTATAACCTTTAATTTTTTGATTCACAGTAACTTTTTACGCAACATTCAAATTAATCAAAAAAAACTCAAAAACTTTTGAGGGTATTTTCTACGATAACTGTTCTATTACTTAACGGTTATCTGTTTTAATGAATGAAATTAAAAAATAAGAATGTCTTAATCACCGGGGGATTAGGATTTATTGGTTCTAATTTGGCCATAAAATTGGTAGAATTAGGAGCCAATGTTACAGTTCTTGATAGTTTAATTCCCGAATATGGCGGCGTTTTACAAAATGTAGAAACTGTAAAAGACAAAATTAAAATCAATTTTTCTGATGTTAGAGATAAGTTCTCCATAAAATATTTAATTAAGAATCAGGATTTTTTGTTCAATCTGGCAGGACAGACTAGCCATATGGATTCAATGACAAATCCATTTCAGGATTTAGAAATAAATGCCAAAGCCCAATTGTCAATTCTAGAAGCTTGCAGAGCGCATAATCCGGATATTAAGATTGTTTTTGCAAGCACACGCCAGTTATACGGTAAACCCCAGTATTTACCTGTAGATGAAAACCACCCCATAATCCCTGTTGATGTAAACGGGATAAATAAAATGTCTGGCGAAAACTATCATTTACTTTATAATAATGTTTATGGTATTAAGACTAGTGTTTTACGATTAACCAACACGTATGGCCCTCGGTTAAGAATAAAAGATGCCCGGCAAACCTTTTTAGGCATCTGGATTAGAAATGTTATAGAAGACAAGCCCTTTTTAATTTTTGGAGATGGATTACAGGTTAGGGATTACAATTATGTAGACGATGTTGTAGATGCTTTTATTTTATGCGCACTTTCAGAAAAAACCAATGGTCATATATACAACCTGGGAGATTCCAATCCTATAAACCTTAAGGAAACAGCTTCTATACTCATTGAGGAAAATAGAAAGGGGACTTATGAAATGATACCATTTCCAGAAGACAGGAAAAGCATTGATATAGGTGATTTTTATGCCAATTTCGATAAGATTAGTCAAGATTTAGGATGGTACCCCAAAACGTCTTTTAGAGAAGGCATTCGAGAAACTTTAGCTTATTATAAACAAAACATGGCTGATTATATTTAATATGATTCCCTTCAATAATTTTAAATCCCACTACATAGACCTTAAGCCTAATATAGATAATGCCATAGCCCGAGTAATGGACAGTGGTTGGTATGTTTTAGGCAAGGAGGTTGAGGCATTCGAGAATGAATTTGCACAATATCTTAATGCTAAATACTGTATAGGAGTAGCTTCGGGTACCGAAGCGATAACCTTGGCTTTAATGGCAAACGATATAGGGCAGGGCGATGAAGTAATAACCACTAATGTTACGGCATTTCCAACAATTACTGGTATTGTACAAGCTGGTGCAAAACCTGTAGTTGTGGATGTTTTTAAGGAAGATGGCCTTATTGATTTTACAAAAATAGCTTCAAAGATCAATGAGAATACCAAGGCTATGGTTCCGGTACATCTATACGGACAGAGTTGCGATATGGATCAGATTTTAAAAATCGCAAGGCAGCATAATTTGTACGTTATAGAAGATTGTGCTCAGGCAACAGGAGCTACATATAAAAATAAAAAGTGTGGCACCATAGGCGACTGCGGTACTTTTTCCTTTTACCCAACAAAAAATTTGGGAGCATATGGCGATGGAGGTGCTATAACAACTAATAGCGAAGCGATTTATAATAAGTTACTCGCGCTAAGAAACTATGGGCAAACAGAACGGTATCATCACGATTTTAATGGTATAAACAGTCGATTAGATGAACTACAAGCTGCTATTTTAAGAGCAAAGCTTCCTTTTTTAGATCATTGGAACAAAAAGCGAGAACAAATCGCTTTCTATTATAAATCACATCTTAAACGCGTTGAGTTTATAAGAGAAAACAAGTACGGCAAATCTGTTTACCATCTATTCGTAATTAAAGTAGAAAATAGAGTTCACTTCTTAGAATATTTAAAAGACAATGGTGTGTCTGCATTAATACATTACCCAATTCCTATACATAAGCAAAACGCTTTTTTATATCAAAAAGATGAAATGTTAAAAGAATCGGAGGGTTTTACAGGTCATATTTTAAGCTTACCTATATATCCCGAATTATCAGAAAAAGACCTTCAAAAAATTGTTACCGTAATAAATAATTATGAGTCATAAAGAAGCAGTATCTATTGTAATACCTGTTTACAACGGAGAAAAGTCTATCACAAATTTAGTAGCACATCTTATAGCTAAATTATCCCCGTCCTACAGATTAGAAATTGTGTTGGTGAATGATTGTTCTAAAGATAATTCAGAGGCTGTTTGTGTTTCTGTTTATCAAAAACATACAGACGTTGTTAAATTCTTGAGCCTCTCAAAAAATGTAGGAGAGCACAATGCTGTTATGGCGGGGTTAAACCATATTACAGGAAATTATGTCGTAATTATGGATGACGATTTTCAAAATCCGGTAAGCGAGGTCATTAAACTTATAGAGCATGCCATAATAACCCAGAACGATGTTGTTTATAGTTATTATGATAAAAAAGAACATTCATTTTTTAGAAACTTAGGTAGCAGATTCAACGATAAAATGGCAACAATCCTACTTAAGAAACC includes:
- a CDS encoding lipopolysaccharide kinase InaA family protein, producing MKVTKRIHDSFKESSLFLDDIITNFETKGEDFGNQDRNSLKLFKTGDKVFNVKSFRIPNIVNQIAYKFFRKSKAQRSYEYANKLKALNVGTPEPIAYYEYKTPFLFKKSYYISEQLDCDLTYRELTTDFNYPDYDNVLRAFTRFTFDLHEKGIHFLDHSPGNTLIKKTDTGYSFYLVDLNRMEFKNLDFETRVKNFSKLTIHKSMVEVMSDEYAKCSGENYDAIFNLMWNLTEEFQYRYHRKRRLKKKLKFWKKG
- a CDS encoding GDP-mannose 4,6-dehydratase codes for the protein MKLKNKNVLITGGLGFIGSNLAIKLVELGANVTVLDSLIPEYGGVLQNVETVKDKIKINFSDVRDKFSIKYLIKNQDFLFNLAGQTSHMDSMTNPFQDLEINAKAQLSILEACRAHNPDIKIVFASTRQLYGKPQYLPVDENHPIIPVDVNGINKMSGENYHLLYNNVYGIKTSVLRLTNTYGPRLRIKDARQTFLGIWIRNVIEDKPFLIFGDGLQVRDYNYVDDVVDAFILCALSEKTNGHIYNLGDSNPINLKETASILIEENRKGTYEMIPFPEDRKSIDIGDFYANFDKISQDLGWYPKTSFREGIRETLAYYKQNMADYI
- a CDS encoding class I SAM-dependent methyltransferase is translated as MIFKILLIVLLLAVAAPFLIKFIKHKSLYPFMPFKYNFKRRRVTFAKTLKLLDERKAKMIIETGTSRLGLQNTKGDGAATIVFGKWAQQNNAKMHSVDISEDSVNGAQNEVNIQGLNDTVTVHLNDSLEFLRTFEEPVDFLYLDSYDYSKTDTEIQVKSQEHHLKEFQLIENKLHDNSIVLIDDCGLPGGGKGKTVVEYMQKKDWKVLIDAYQILLVKN
- a CDS encoding COX15/CtaA family protein, producing MNTNDKKVIYWLLTGCLLIFIMVVVGGITRLTHSGLSISNYKLISGTIPPMNDVEWEKAFDLYKQYPEYQKLNNQFTLQDFKDIYFWEWLHRVIGRFIGLVFLIPFLYFVITKKLSKATVKKAVVLLALGAFQGFLGWYMVKSGLVDRPDVSHYRLAAHLTTAFITFAYTFWVALDLMFPHKKEVHIAFRNLIRFTLAIVLLQIIYGAFVAGLDAGFIHNHWPMMSEGKFMHQTVYIEQTPLYKNFIEGKSGVQFVHRILAYVVVILILLIWKKSKKLNLTMYQSKGINIVLIVLAVQILLGIFTILLQVPVWLGVAHQVGAFFLLSAMTFLMHRFSK
- a CDS encoding GNAT family N-acetyltransferase, with the protein product MMKLVRTDSNNNDFIHLVNLLNDYLKIVDGDDHDFYHQYNNIDVLKHIVVAYIDNKPVGCGAFKKFTEKETEVKRMFTLPETRGKGVATKILKELENWSRELNFEACILETGKRQVEAVQFYKKNDYTVIPNYGQYKDVTNSICFKKVIK
- a CDS encoding L-threonylcarbamoyladenylate synthase — protein: MQTEINNALNVLKNGGLILYPTDTVWGIGCDATNEVAVKKIYELKQREDSKALICLVADDRMLKKYVKSIPNAALNIIDISEKPTTIIYDEAQNLAPNLIADDGTIAIRIPDDDFCYQLARKLNTAIVSTSANISGFPTPKSFKEISQEVIKGVDYVVNLHREKICDKPSSIIKLSNSGIVKVIRA
- a CDS encoding glycosyltransferase family 4 protein, whose product is MQNIFLESHNIKNQHFGFGQFNYHLIKGLYNANVTDFKMTLHAKNTQPLKSEYGSYFNYKKYYSFRRNAPFLIRKKYDLWHCLNQNIKIEPYHDIPYLLTVHDVNFVEEVSSDMSHKHNVRFQEKLDRSHAITYISNYAKASTHEHFNIPDVPEYVIHNGNPILDIEIPQNYKPEQLTTAPFLFSIGEFSERKNFHALVKMLEFLPEYHLILSGKNNTDYANGTLQKTIAQLGLQDRVLITGKISELDKQYYLQNCEAFVFPSLREGFGIPPIEAMRFGKPVFLSNNTSLPEIGGEHAFYWDNYDPDYMAKVMQDGLNTFNNNKDTLSQNYINHAKSFNWDNAAEKYIKAYRDLLGK
- a CDS encoding FkbM family methyltransferase, which translates into the protein MSKKLKYSFLKLKSSLRNKILGKYAIGVIYETKNGHIAAPINDLMVGKKLGNKGEYDMAEVNTIKGFIKPTDTIYIVGVHWGTLLIPLSKYCNKIVGYEANPRTFYFLETNLLINRISNVSLFNNAAGDASKKVKFYTSTINSGGSKIKPKIDKYMYKYDNPDTIEVDMVAIDAHAKANNLDEAQGIIMDIEGAEYYALQGMTNTLKASKFLYIEYVPHHLENVSKTNNEDFFSLIIPHYNTAKFMNDTSKTFDISNDKEEFLSYVNALKAAGKSDNILFTK
- a CDS encoding CCA tRNA nucleotidyltransferase, with protein sequence MNYKKALQHNIFKIISLSAKQLNVESYVIGGFVRDFILKRGDAKDIDVVAVGSGIKLAKQVAKNLPNNPKVQVFKTYGTAMLRYNDIEIEFVGARKESYNEDSRNPKVENGTLEDDQNRRDFTINALALNLSEEHFGDLLDPFNGIGDLEKQIIRTPLNPDITYSDDPLRMMRAIRFATQLDFTIESESLNAITKNSHRIKIITKERIVTELNKILESKKPSIGFLLLEKTGLLKDIMPELMALKGIDEIEGQRHKDNFYHTLEVVDNIAENTDNLWLRWAALLHDIGKAPTKKFSKKVGWTFHGHEFEGSKMVYRLFKRLKMPLNDKMKFVQKMVFMSSRPIVLAQDIVTDSAVRRLVFDAGDYVEDLMTLCEADITTKNPKRFAKYHNNFKIVREKIVEVEERDHVRNFQPPITGEEIMVVFNLKPSREIGLIKDTIKEAILEGDIPNEYDAAYKLMLKEGKRLGLKAIHKNDETR
- a CDS encoding DegT/DnrJ/EryC1/StrS family aminotransferase, whose amino-acid sequence is MIPFNNFKSHYIDLKPNIDNAIARVMDSGWYVLGKEVEAFENEFAQYLNAKYCIGVASGTEAITLALMANDIGQGDEVITTNVTAFPTITGIVQAGAKPVVVDVFKEDGLIDFTKIASKINENTKAMVPVHLYGQSCDMDQILKIARQHNLYVIEDCAQATGATYKNKKCGTIGDCGTFSFYPTKNLGAYGDGGAITTNSEAIYNKLLALRNYGQTERYHHDFNGINSRLDELQAAILRAKLPFLDHWNKKREQIAFYYKSHLKRVEFIRENKYGKSVYHLFVIKVENRVHFLEYLKDNGVSALIHYPIPIHKQNAFLYQKDEMLKESEGFTGHILSLPIYPELSEKDLQKIVTVINNYES
- a CDS encoding IS1096 element passenger TnpR family protein, yielding MIYRFRVILDNDTEDDIFRDLEIRESDSLEDLHNIITQSFGFDGTEMASFYLSDDAWNQGEEISLFDLSEDNSARLMNETEISSVVHEAQTKLIYIYDFLSMWTFYVELAEIVEEAEGTDYPNLMFVQGQVPDEAPDKLFEVDMTKSSIEFDDGIDVDDYNNLDFDENWN